A stretch of DNA from Anaerolineae bacterium:
GTCATCAACAGATCCCACAGGAGGGCCGGATTTGCTAGGTCCAGCCGTTTGAGCAGCCGCCGACAGGCCCGGTAGCGCTCCAACAGATGATACACGCAATAACTCACCGCGCCGCTGCGGATGAGGATCTCCTGCGCCGCCTGCAGGGCTTGGGAATCTCCTACGTACGGCAGCAGGCGGATGAACCGCTCGCGCTGCGGGTGATCGGCCGTCTGCGCGTACAGGATTAAGAGATTGTTCTGCCCCCGGCGCCAATCCGGGGCGGCCGGCGTCTTAAAGGCATCCTCCAAATCATCGTATAACTGAACCATCTCCCCTAGAATAGTACCGAAGTCATACAGCCCCCTGGCCAGCATCGCGTCCGCCCCACCCATCAGCGCGCCCATCTCCATAGATCCCGCGTAGAAAGGGCTCCCCTTGGCCCGCACCACTTTCCAGTAGTTGGCCTCCCCAGGCCGGTTCTGCGCGTCCAGCTCCTGGCCCATCGCCCCTACCAGCGCCATCTCGGTGAGACTGGCTGTCAACCTTGCCCGCGTCTGCTCGTCCACCTGACAACGGCCGATCAGGGCGAAGGCGGCGGCCAACAAGCCCAACGCCAGGTTGGCCGCCCGGCCGGCCCCCATGCGCTGATGATCGCCCTGGGGATCCTCATCCAGGATGCCATCTACTAGAATACAACTAAGCTTAGCACAGGCGATCACTCCTACTACAGGCAACGTCAGAGTGGGATCCCCTCCCACGGCCTGGCAGGCCAGCGCTGGCAACTGCCAGTCCACGCGAGGCTGATCCCCCTCTTGCGTGAGGAGGTCCACCAGCTCCGGCCAGACAGCCATCTCAGGCAAGGCCAAGATTATAGATCTGACCTGTTTCGCGGTGACGATCATCTCCATAGGATGCCACAGTTAGTTTTTAGATGGTCAAGGGCATCGCCTTCGGATGTTCCTAATGTCTCAAGGGTCTTATACCCGACACCACTGCATTGAAGCCAGTTGAAAAAAGCGGAAAGGTCCAAAGAGGCCCACTCCTCCGGAAAAACCTTCAATCGATTAGGAACAAACCTTATCATCCGGGCCTAGAAACACATAACGTGTGGCATTTAAAAAACCACACGTTATGTTAAATAAAGCGCAATGACCTCTTCCTTGCTTTTTAATGATTTACTTCCATCCAACTCCCGTAGGCCGCACGATGAGATGTCTCACCTGCTCCGGCTTCTCAAGTCGGGTGAGCTGGCGCAGGAACTTCAGCAGCGGGCTGTCCTCCTTCTCCGACTTCAGCAAGGCATGGAACTCCTGAATGGTCATGGCTGCGGTAGTCATGATCGTCTCCTCCCTCGGCAAAATGGGAAATGTGCGGGACACTTCCGCCCACCTCGTCAGCGCCCGCCCCAATAGGAATTTGGTACTAGTACTATTTTACCATACCATCCAGTACTCACCAATGACTTACATCAACCAAGCATATGCGCCGTTGTTCCGCGAGCTTTCAGAGCGCCTCTCTTCGGTGCTGGCCGGAGAGGCGCGACAGATGAAGTGCTCAACCCCCTAAGCACATTTGTCCAAAGGCTAGCAGATCCTTTGCTTTCTACTCTTCGAACGGCGGGATGTAATCCCCGTGGGCGGCGATCAGGTCGTCCACCAGCGCATAGATCTCGTCCATCGTCAGCTCAGCCGCGGTATGGGGATCCAACATGGCTGCGTAGTAGACGTAATCACGACGACGCTCCAGGGCTGCCTTGACCGTGAGCTCCTGCACGTTGACGTTGGTGCGGATGAGCGCCGCCAGATGTGCCGGCAGCGTACCCACGCGGACGGGCTGCACCCCGGCGCCATCTACCAAACATGGCACCTCCACACAACACCCTTGCGGCAGGTTGTCTATTAGCCCGTAATTCATCACATTCCCATAGACCACCCGCGGCTGACCGGTCTCCATCGAGTGAATGATCAACGTGCCGTACTCGCCGGAGTGCCGCGCAGCGCGTGTCCCCTGCTCGCTGAGCCACTCACGCCGCAATTGCTCAGCGCGCTGCGGATCCTTCTCGGCGATGCGCTTAAGCCACTCCTCTGTCTTCGCTCGCTCGTAGCGGACGATTGCCTCTGGATCGGGGTCCTCCAGGGCTGCCCGCATCTCCTCCCATTCGGCGATCTGCGCCTCACAGCGTCGGGGATATTCATCCAAAGGTATGTTGAACCGCTCGATCAGGTCCGGACGATCGCGGCGGATAAAGTAGGGCACGTATTCCGAGAAGTGCTCGCTGGACTCAGTGACGAAGTACCCCAGCCGGCGGAACATCTCGAAACGCACGCGATCATCATCGGGCACGCGCCCCTCCTCGATCACTCGACGCAAGCGGGGGTACAGGTCCTCGCCTTTGTGCTCGAAGCGCAAGTAAAAGGCCATGTGGTTGATGCCGGCACAGACGTAGGTGATCTCCTCATAGGGGACACCCAGGATGCGGGCCAGATGAGCAGCAGTCCCCTGGACGCTGTGGCAGAGCCCCACCGTTCGGATGCGGGTAGCCTGGTTCATCGACCAGGTGAGCATAGCCATAGGGTTGGTGTAGTTGATGAAAAGGGCATTAGGGCATAGCTCCTCCATGTCACGCGCAATATCGAGCATCACGGGAATGGTACGCAAAGCGCGCATGATGCCGCCGATGCCCAACGTATCACCGATGGTCTGGCGCAGCCCGTATTTCTTGGGGATCTCGAAGTCGATGACGGTGCTGGGGCGATAGCCGCCCACCTGGATCATGTTGATGACGTAGTCAGCGCCATCAAGGGCGCGCCGGCGGTCCGTGGTGGCCTCGATGGTGGGACGAGCACCAGCAGCCTCAGCCACGCGATGGGCCACGATCTCGGACGTGCGCAGCCGATCCGGATCAATGTCCATCAGCGAGATGGTAACGTTGTGCAACTCCGGGAAGATGAAAGTATCGCGCAGGAGATTGCGGGCAAAGACGGTGCTGCCCGCGCCGATGAAAGTGATCTTAGCCATAGCCTGCTCCTCAGCATCTCCAAAGATTTATTTGATTTATTTAAAACCGGTCAGGGCGATGCCGCGCACAATCCAACGCTGGAAGAGGAAGTAGACGACGATGATCGGCAGGATCACCAACACAGAGGCGGCCATAGAGAGGTCCTGGCGAGCGCCGTGCTGCGAGTTGTACCAAGTGAGCATGATGGGCAACGTACGCTTTTCCGTCGTCGTGATGACGATAAGTGGCCACAGGTAATCGTTCCAGGTGCCCATGAATTGGAAAATGCCCAACGTGGCCAGGGCCGGCCCCATCTGCGGGAGGATGATCTGCGTGTAAATGCGGAACTCGGATGCCCCATCGATGCGGGCCGCGTCGATCAGTTCGCTGGGGATCCCTTCAATGAACTGTTTCATCAAGAAGATGCCAAAGGCGCTCGTCGCACTGGGGATGATCAATCCCCACAGGCTGTCGATCAGACGCAGGCGCGCCAGGATCAGATAGGCTGGGATCATGGTCACTTGGAAGGGGATCATCATCGTGGCCAGGATCAACGTAAACAGCAAATTCTTTCCAAAAAACTGATACTTAGCGAAGACGAACCCGGCCAGTGAGCTAGTGAACAGGATCATCGTCACCACGCTGACGCTGACGACGATGCTGTTGAGATAAAAACGGGCCAGCGGCACGCGCGGGTCTGTGAAGATCGTGCGGTAGCTCTGCAGCGTGGGACGCTCGGGAATCAATGTAGGCGGCAGCCGAATGATCTCCGTGGAAGACTTCAGGGAGGTGCTCAACATCCACAAGAAGGGCACCAGAGTGACCAAGCAACCTGCGATCAGGATGCCGTAGACCACAGCCCGTCCCAAATATCGTCCGATTTCAACCCCTACCTTCGCTCGCGGGTGAGGGCGAACGATCGCCCTAGTAGTCTCTACGGTAGCCATCCATCAATACCCCCAATCAATACTCCCACTCTTTGCGAAGAAGGCGCAATTGAATGAGCGTGGTGACCAAGATCATCGCGAACAGTGCCATCGCCATGGTAGCGGCCAACCCCATTTCCTGGTAGCGAAAAGCTGTCTCATAGATGTGCAGGACCAGTGTACGGGTGGCGTTGCCCGGCCCGCCGCGCGTCATCACATAGAAGATCACGAACACTTGCCAGGAGGAGAGCATGGTCATCACGATCACAAACGTCAAC
This window harbors:
- a CDS encoding polyprenyl synthetase family protein, with the protein product MEMIVTAKQVRSIILALPEMAVWPELVDLLTQEGDQPRVDWQLPALACQAVGGDPTLTLPVVGVIACAKLSCILVDGILDEDPQGDHQRMGAGRAANLALGLLAAAFALIGRCQVDEQTRARLTASLTEMALVGAMGQELDAQNRPGEANYWKVVRAKGSPFYAGSMEMGALMGGADAMLARGLYDFGTILGEMVQLYDDLEDAFKTPAAPDWRRGQNNLLILYAQTADHPQRERFIRLLPYVGDSQALQAAQEILIRSGAVSYCVYHLLERYRACRRLLKRLDLANPALLWDLLMT
- the melA gene encoding alpha-galactosidase, with the translated sequence MAKITFIGAGSTVFARNLLRDTFIFPELHNVTISLMDIDPDRLRTSEIVAHRVAEAAGARPTIEATTDRRRALDGADYVINMIQVGGYRPSTVIDFEIPKKYGLRQTIGDTLGIGGIMRALRTIPVMLDIARDMEELCPNALFINYTNPMAMLTWSMNQATRIRTVGLCHSVQGTAAHLARILGVPYEEITYVCAGINHMAFYLRFEHKGEDLYPRLRRVIEEGRVPDDDRVRFEMFRRLGYFVTESSEHFSEYVPYFIRRDRPDLIERFNIPLDEYPRRCEAQIAEWEEMRAALEDPDPEAIVRYERAKTEEWLKRIAEKDPQRAEQLRREWLSEQGTRAARHSGEYGTLIIHSMETGQPRVVYGNVMNYGLIDNLPQGCCVEVPCLVDGAGVQPVRVGTLPAHLAALIRTNVNVQELTVKAALERRRDYVYYAAMLDPHTAAELTMDEIYALVDDLIAAHGDYIPPFEE
- a CDS encoding carbohydrate ABC transporter permease, with amino-acid sequence MATVETTRAIVRPHPRAKVGVEIGRYLGRAVVYGILIAGCLVTLVPFLWMLSTSLKSSTEIIRLPPTLIPERPTLQSYRTIFTDPRVPLARFYLNSIVVSVSVVTMILFTSSLAGFVFAKYQFFGKNLLFTLILATMMIPFQVTMIPAYLILARLRLIDSLWGLIIPSATSAFGIFLMKQFIEGIPSELIDAARIDGASEFRIYTQIILPQMGPALATLGIFQFMGTWNDYLWPLIVITTTEKRTLPIMLTWYNSQHGARQDLSMAASVLVILPIIVVYFLFQRWIVRGIALTGFK